A region of Candidatus Hydrogenedentota bacterium DNA encodes the following proteins:
- a CDS encoding YqaE/Pmp3 family membrane protein → MSFLRTLVCILLPPAAVYDKGLGPILLTFILWLAGWIPGVIAAILFCTRAENSTV, encoded by the coding sequence ATGAGCTTTCTACGCACCCTGGTCTGCATATTGCTCCCGCCCGCGGCGGTCTACGACAAGGGCCTCGGCCCGATCCTGCTCACCTTCATCCTCTGGCTGGCCGGCTGGATACCCGGTGTCATCGCGGCGATTCTTTTCTGCACACGCGCCGAAAACTCCACCGTATAA
- a CDS encoding glycosyltransferase family 2 protein has product MNTPLVFVIVINWNGRQHLEACFASLLDAAWENAVYLLVDNASTDGSVAFVEERFGPDPRVRVLALSENRGWSGGNNAGIEAALMAGADYIFLLNNDTATAPEAIPVLVERMEGNPALGALAPRMLMFDQPEILNSTGLRLSIVGAAWDIGIGRFDGPRWRADGPVAGVCGGAMFLRAAAVRDAGLLPEDFEIYLDDLDLCLRIWNAGWRIEQCAGAVVRHKYSATMGAGRQARRKYYLNTRNRFRIVLRHFPARALLLALACIAVGEARAMGRAAQSGALWRIPAHLRAWGAALAYWPIARRFRKSRVGTGAAAFWPLVARRPWFCPELMLPRDGWYPPVVWRGAVVRPIAPRAEVEVPAGALQVLLVNCYPAAGEARVRLLQGDALIGELAASDAAEGRFAVEAGALTIIAVSTFLLEDTGATADAGAWLRLACNGVELPR; this is encoded by the coding sequence ATGAACACCCCGCTGGTCTTTGTAATTGTCATCAACTGGAACGGGCGGCAGCACCTGGAGGCGTGCTTCGCCTCGCTGCTCGACGCCGCGTGGGAAAACGCGGTCTATCTTCTCGTGGACAATGCGAGCACGGACGGGTCGGTCGCGTTTGTTGAGGAACGGTTTGGCCCCGATCCGCGGGTGCGCGTCCTCGCCCTGTCCGAAAACCGGGGCTGGTCGGGGGGTAACAACGCGGGCATCGAAGCGGCGTTGATGGCGGGCGCGGACTATATATTCCTGCTGAACAACGACACGGCGACGGCGCCCGAGGCAATTCCGGTGCTGGTGGAGCGGATGGAAGGCAATCCGGCGCTGGGCGCGCTGGCGCCGCGCATGCTGATGTTTGATCAGCCGGAGATTCTCAATTCCACGGGCCTCCGGCTCTCGATAGTCGGAGCGGCGTGGGACATCGGGATCGGGCGCTTCGACGGGCCGCGTTGGCGTGCGGACGGGCCGGTCGCCGGGGTGTGCGGCGGCGCGATGTTTCTGCGCGCAGCGGCGGTCCGCGATGCGGGGTTGCTCCCGGAGGATTTCGAGATCTATCTGGATGATCTGGATCTCTGCCTGCGGATCTGGAATGCGGGGTGGCGTATCGAGCAATGTGCGGGCGCGGTGGTGCGCCACAAATACAGCGCCACGATGGGGGCGGGTCGCCAGGCGCGGCGGAAGTACTACCTGAACACCCGCAATCGCTTCCGGATCGTGCTGCGCCACTTTCCCGCGCGGGCGCTGCTCCTGGCGCTGGCCTGTATTGCGGTGGGGGAGGCGCGTGCGATGGGCCGGGCCGCGCAATCGGGCGCGTTGTGGCGTATTCCCGCGCACCTGCGGGCGTGGGGCGCGGCGCTGGCGTATTGGCCGATCGCGCGGCGTTTCCGGAAGTCGCGGGTGGGCACGGGTGCGGCGGCGTTCTGGCCGCTGGTTGCGCGGCGGCCGTGGTTTTGCCCGGAGCTCATGCTTCCGCGCGATGGCTGGTATCCGCCGGTTGTCTGGCGCGGCGCTGTGGTGCGCCCCATTGCGCCCCGCGCGGAAGTGGAGGTTCCGGCGGGCGCATTGCAGGTCTTGCTGGTGAATTGCTATCCTGCCGCTGGCGAGGCGCGTGTTCGCCTGTTGCAGGGAGACGCCCTGATCGGAGAGCTTGCCGCCAGCGATGCGGCGGAGGGGCGGTTTGCCGTGGAGGCGGGCGCATTGACGATTATCGCCGTTTCGACATTTCTCCTGGAAGATACCGGCGCAACCGCCGACGCCGGGGCCTGGCTGCGGCTGGCGTGCAACGGCGTTGAGTTGCCCCGCTGA
- a CDS encoding anaerobic sulfatase maturase, whose amino-acid sequence MSSTAPARPSAFHVMTKPSGPLCNIDCKYCFYLEKTKLFPDQKHWRMPDDVLERYIRDYIEAQDTPEIQFAWQGGEPTVLGVDYFERVVELQAKYANGKAIANAFQTNGTLLNDRWGEFLHRNNFLVGLSIDGPQKIHDAYRVDKQGKPTFHKVKRGLDILKKHRVEFNTLTCVNRKNATQALEVYRFLRDEGSGHMQFIPIVERRGQDCGSQDLELVLPSSPMEAKVTPWSVRPDEFGEFLCAIFDEWVRHDVGRVFVQTFEVSLMAWMGLEPNLCIFQKECGLGLALEHTGDLYSCDHFVYPEHQLGNIMETPLGEMVYSEKQRQFGKDKLETLPQYCLDCDVRFICNGDCPKHRFINTPDGEPGLSYLCSGYKRFFHHIDPYMKFMAGELRARRPATNVMAWVRRQDYAKEGKQGPGPNDPCLCGSNRKYKKCCGR is encoded by the coding sequence ATGAGCAGCACCGCGCCAGCGCGCCCCAGCGCGTTTCACGTCATGACGAAGCCGTCGGGGCCGCTGTGCAATATCGACTGCAAGTATTGCTTCTACCTCGAGAAGACGAAGCTCTTTCCGGACCAGAAGCACTGGCGCATGCCCGACGACGTGCTGGAGCGGTATATCCGGGATTACATCGAAGCGCAGGATACGCCGGAGATCCAGTTTGCCTGGCAGGGGGGCGAGCCCACCGTGCTGGGGGTGGATTACTTCGAGCGGGTGGTCGAATTGCAGGCGAAATACGCGAACGGCAAGGCCATCGCGAATGCCTTCCAGACCAACGGCACCCTGTTGAATGATCGCTGGGGCGAATTTCTGCACCGGAACAACTTCCTGGTGGGGCTGTCGATTGACGGGCCGCAGAAGATCCACGACGCGTATCGGGTGGACAAGCAGGGGAAGCCGACCTTCCACAAGGTCAAGCGCGGGCTGGACATTCTCAAGAAGCACCGGGTGGAGTTCAACACGCTCACCTGCGTGAACCGGAAGAACGCGACACAGGCGTTGGAGGTGTACCGGTTCCTTCGCGACGAGGGCAGCGGCCACATGCAGTTCATCCCCATCGTGGAGCGGCGCGGGCAGGATTGTGGCAGCCAGGACCTGGAATTGGTGTTGCCGAGCTCGCCCATGGAGGCGAAGGTGACGCCCTGGTCGGTGCGGCCGGATGAATTTGGCGAATTCCTGTGCGCCATCTTCGACGAGTGGGTCAGGCATGATGTGGGCCGGGTGTTTGTGCAGACCTTCGAGGTGTCGCTGATGGCCTGGATGGGCCTGGAGCCGAACCTCTGCATCTTCCAGAAGGAATGTGGGCTTGGGCTGGCCCTGGAACACACCGGCGACCTGTATTCCTGCGATCACTTCGTGTATCCCGAGCACCAGCTGGGCAATATCATGGAGACGCCGCTTGGTGAGATGGTGTATTCCGAGAAGCAGCGACAGTTCGGGAAGGACAAGCTGGAGACCCTTCCGCAGTACTGCCTCGACTGCGATGTGCGCTTCATCTGCAACGGCGACTGTCCGAAGCACCGCTTCATCAATACCCCCGACGGGGAGCCCGGGCTGAGTTACCTCTGTTCCGGGTACAAGCGTTTTTTCCACCACATCGACCCGTATATGAAGTTCATGGCCGGCGAGCTGCGCGCGCGGCGTCCCGCCACCAACGTGATGGCATGGGTGCGGCGGCAGGACTATGCAAAGGAGGGCAAGCAGGGCCCCGGGCCGAATGACCCGTGCCTCTGCGGGAGCAACCGGAAGTATAAGAAATGCTGCGGGCGCTAA
- a CDS encoding DUF433 domain-containing protein produces the protein MDWEDRISVDPRVLVGKPVIRGTRLAVAFVVELLAEGWSEQQIIENYPGVSHEDILACLRYARA, from the coding sequence ATGGACTGGGAAGATAGAATTTCCGTTGACCCGCGTGTGCTGGTCGGTAAGCCGGTGATTCGCGGGACGCGCCTCGCTGTTGCTTTTGTCGTTGAGTTGCTTGCGGAGGGCTGGTCTGAGCAGCAGATCATTGAGAATTACCCCGGAGTGTCTCACGAAGACATCCTGGCTTGTCTGCGTTACGCGCGTGCGTGA
- a CDS encoding DUF4126 domain-containing protein, which yields MEALTLLGSLFGLGFVSGINLYATVLTVGLITKIGLVDLPERLAPLEVLGHPTVLMAAGVLFAIEFVADKIPWVDSTWDGVHTLVRPVGAAVMGGYALTGADPATQTALALACGGVALTSHTTKASTRVVANASPEPFSNSFLSIFEDVIVVVGAVLTFLLPVIMLGLVVVFLLVFIWLSPKFYRVLRGAFGRVRGVFRGRRGKLTIDS from the coding sequence ATGGAAGCATTAACCCTGTTGGGGTCGCTTTTTGGCCTGGGTTTTGTCTCGGGCATCAATCTCTATGCGACCGTGCTCACGGTTGGGCTGATCACGAAAATCGGGCTGGTTGACCTGCCGGAGCGGCTTGCGCCGCTGGAGGTGCTGGGGCACCCGACCGTGTTGATGGCCGCGGGGGTGTTGTTTGCGATCGAGTTTGTGGCCGACAAGATCCCGTGGGTCGATTCCACGTGGGACGGCGTGCATACGCTGGTGCGTCCGGTGGGCGCGGCGGTGATGGGGGGCTACGCATTGACGGGGGCCGATCCCGCGACGCAGACGGCGCTCGCGCTCGCGTGCGGGGGCGTGGCGCTGACAAGCCACACCACCAAGGCCAGCACGCGCGTGGTGGCGAACGCCAGCCCCGAGCCGTTTTCCAATTCGTTCCTGAGCATTTTTGAGGACGTGATCGTGGTGGTGGGCGCGGTTCTGACGTTTCTGCTGCCAGTGATTATGCTTGGGCTGGTGGTGGTGTTTCTGCTGGTCTTTATCTGGCTCTCCCCAAAGTTCTACCGCGTGCTGCGCGGGGCTTTCGGCCGGGTCCGGGGCGTGTTTCGGGGCCGGCGGGGAAAGTTGACCATTGACAGTTGA
- a CDS encoding SRPBCC domain-containing protein: protein MATLIHQVWIDAPVATVYGALATAEGLGRWWAPHTSEETDAGLVLAHSPGKEHGDVRMRVAELVPFKRVEWEIISTHPPESPASAWTGTRISFDLEERPSPGHWMGMQNGGMPMAVLNFRHAGWDADSPFYGFCNYAWGVTLDMLRQWCESQQSKG, encoded by the coding sequence ATGGCGACGCTTATTCATCAGGTTTGGATTGATGCGCCGGTGGCGACGGTGTATGGCGCGCTGGCGACGGCGGAGGGCCTGGGGCGCTGGTGGGCGCCCCACACGTCGGAGGAGACCGACGCGGGCCTGGTGCTGGCGCACAGCCCGGGGAAGGAGCACGGCGATGTGCGGATGCGCGTGGCCGAGCTCGTTCCGTTTAAGCGCGTGGAATGGGAGATTATCAGCACGCACCCGCCGGAGAGTCCGGCCTCGGCCTGGACCGGGACGCGGATTTCCTTTGACCTGGAGGAGCGGCCGAGTCCGGGGCACTGGATGGGCATGCAGAACGGCGGGATGCCGATGGCCGTCCTGAATTTCCGGCACGCGGGATGGGACGCAGACAGCCCGTTCTATGGGTTCTGCAACTACGCCTGGGGCGTCACCCTCGACATGTTGCGGCAGTGGTGCGAGTCGCAGCAGTCCAAGGGGTGA
- a CDS encoding SDR family NAD(P)-dependent oxidoreductase: MSSPIPWPDFAALTTPMEKLVAVSHFYGADPSFAIAGGGNTSVKQGNRLFVKGSGTSLADITADGFVEMDRDALDALLNRDLSSDIDEREAQFKDAVMAARIHPERGQRPSVECVLHNLMPGTYVVHTHATVVNMITCAQGGEDLTKHYFGDSVLWLPYVTPGYILSRALADALAAYQQATGRPEPEAVFMGNHGLIVSGESPEEVHSRTESILGTIIRHLEGSPDAPFGRISLLKDELRHGLINTIAPTLRGLLSDGPNLKVVLFDDSDLVRSLAGGANGREFAGGGPLIPDQIVYCKSFPLWTVCDPTMDEASIAAHLAESIAAHTNATGFPPKVVLVQGLGMFCAGDTWKDAAVVRDIYLDAIKIMAGASQLSAVEYMTKPDRDFIENWEVENYRRQVAAAGRAKGAMDGKVALVTGAAQGFGLEIARGLAGEGAHVILADINAGGVQAAADGLAGEYGVGRATGVAMNVTDGASLAGAIHAAVRYYGGFDLFVSNAGVLKAGSVKSLAEKDFDFVTSVNYKGYFLCVQHAAPIMARQHRAKPGYWSDIVQINSKSGLEGSNKNGAYAGSKFGGIGLTQSFALELVEDGIKVNSVCPGNFFDGPLWSDPETGLFVQYLHSGKVPGARTIDDVKHFYEAKVPMGRGCTGPDVLRAIVYLVQQQYETGQALPVTGGQTMLS, translated from the coding sequence ATGTCCTCCCCCATCCCCTGGCCCGATTTCGCCGCCCTGACGACGCCCATGGAAAAGCTCGTGGCCGTTTCCCATTTCTACGGCGCCGACCCCAGCTTCGCGATCGCGGGCGGCGGCAACACCTCCGTCAAACAGGGCAACCGCCTTTTCGTCAAGGGCAGCGGGACCTCCCTCGCCGACATCACGGCGGACGGCTTCGTGGAGATGGACCGCGACGCGCTGGACGCGCTCCTCAACCGCGATCTCAGCAGCGACATCGACGAGCGCGAGGCCCAGTTCAAGGACGCCGTCATGGCGGCGCGGATCCATCCCGAACGCGGCCAGCGCCCCTCCGTGGAGTGCGTGCTCCACAACCTCATGCCCGGGACCTACGTCGTCCACACCCACGCCACCGTGGTCAACATGATCACCTGTGCGCAGGGCGGCGAGGATCTCACAAAGCACTACTTCGGCGACAGCGTCCTCTGGCTCCCCTACGTCACCCCGGGCTACATACTCTCGCGCGCCCTGGCCGACGCGCTTGCGGCCTACCAGCAGGCCACCGGGCGCCCGGAGCCCGAGGCCGTCTTCATGGGCAACCACGGGCTCATCGTCAGCGGGGAATCCCCCGAGGAAGTGCACAGCCGAACCGAGAGCATCCTCGGCACAATCATCCGCCACCTCGAAGGCAGCCCCGACGCGCCCTTCGGCCGGATCTCCCTCCTGAAGGACGAACTCCGCCACGGCCTGATCAACACCATCGCCCCCACACTGCGCGGACTGCTTTCCGACGGCCCGAACCTCAAGGTCGTTCTCTTTGACGACAGTGATCTGGTGCGCTCGCTCGCGGGCGGGGCAAACGGCCGGGAATTCGCCGGCGGCGGCCCGCTCATCCCCGATCAGATCGTCTACTGCAAGTCCTTCCCGCTCTGGACAGTATGCGACCCGACCATGGACGAGGCCTCCATCGCCGCGCACCTGGCGGAGTCCATCGCCGCCCACACAAATGCTACCGGCTTCCCGCCGAAGGTGGTGCTTGTGCAGGGGCTCGGCATGTTTTGCGCCGGGGACACCTGGAAGGACGCGGCGGTTGTGCGCGATATCTACCTCGACGCCATCAAGATCATGGCCGGCGCCAGCCAGCTCAGCGCCGTCGAATACATGACCAAACCCGACCGCGACTTCATCGAAAACTGGGAAGTGGAGAACTACCGCCGCCAGGTGGCCGCCGCCGGCCGCGCGAAAGGCGCCATGGACGGCAAAGTCGCCCTGGTGACCGGCGCCGCGCAGGGCTTCGGCCTGGAAATCGCCCGCGGCCTCGCCGGCGAGGGCGCGCACGTGATCCTGGCGGACATCAACGCCGGCGGCGTCCAGGCCGCCGCGGATGGCCTCGCGGGCGAGTACGGCGTGGGCCGCGCGACCGGCGTCGCCATGAATGTCACCGACGGCGCCAGCCTGGCCGGCGCCATCCACGCGGCGGTCCGCTACTACGGCGGCTTCGACCTCTTCGTCTCCAACGCCGGCGTGCTCAAGGCGGGCAGTGTGAAGAGCCTCGCCGAAAAAGACTTCGATTTCGTCACCAGCGTCAACTACAAAGGCTACTTCCTCTGCGTGCAGCACGCCGCACCCATCATGGCGCGCCAGCACCGCGCGAAGCCCGGCTACTGGAGCGACATCGTCCAGATCAACTCCAAGTCCGGCCTCGAAGGTTCGAACAAAAACGGCGCCTACGCCGGCAGCAAGTTCGGCGGCATCGGACTCACCCAGTCTTTCGCCCTGGAGCTCGTGGAAGACGGCATCAAGGTCAACAGCGTGTGCCCCGGCAACTTCTTCGACGGCCCCCTCTGGTCCGACCCCGAAACCGGCCTCTTCGTGCAATACCTCCACTCCGGCAAGGTCCCCGGCGCCAGGACGATTGACGACGTAAAGCACTTCTACGAGGCCAAAGTCCCCATGGGCCGCGGCTGCACCGGGCCCGACGTGCTCCGCGCGATTGTGTACCTCGTGCAGCAGCAATACGAAACCGGCCAGGCCCTACCCGTAACCGGCGGGCAAACGATGCTGTCGTAG
- a CDS encoding zinc-binding dehydrogenase — protein MTQTRAVRLYGKHDLRLETFDLPALKDDEILADVRTNSICMSDYKIYQQGGDHKRVPDNVAEQPIMLGHEMCGEILAVGAKYADKVKVGAKYSLQPALNIPGREFDAPGYSFPYLGGHATKVIIPREVMDQDCLLSYDGEGYFQASLAEPVSCIVGGFNVQYHFEHGSYDHKMGIDTNGNMALLGGTGPMGLGAIDYAIHGPDRPKILIVTDIDQARLDRAASLFTVADAKANGVELHYLNTGGANPVQDMKDLTSGKGYADVFVFAPVASLVEQASAIMGNNGCLNFFAGPTDTEFKATINFYDVHYAAHHVAANSGGNTNDMRIALKYMSEGKLNPAVMVTHIGGLNASAETTANLPKIPGGKKLIYTNSNLPLFAIADLPDLGKNDPFYAKLADLCAANNGLWSNEAEAYLMANAPAIG, from the coding sequence ATGACCCAGACCCGCGCCGTACGCCTCTATGGCAAGCACGACCTGCGCCTCGAAACCTTTGACCTGCCGGCACTTAAGGACGACGAGATCCTCGCCGATGTGCGCACGAACAGCATCTGCATGTCGGACTACAAGATCTATCAGCAGGGCGGCGATCACAAGCGCGTGCCGGACAACGTCGCGGAGCAGCCCATCATGCTGGGCCACGAGATGTGCGGCGAGATCCTGGCGGTGGGCGCGAAGTACGCGGACAAGGTCAAGGTGGGCGCGAAATACAGCCTCCAGCCCGCGCTCAATATCCCCGGCCGCGAGTTTGACGCGCCGGGCTACTCCTTCCCCTACCTCGGCGGCCACGCCACGAAGGTGATCATCCCGCGCGAGGTGATGGACCAGGATTGCCTGCTCTCCTACGACGGCGAGGGCTACTTCCAGGCCTCGCTCGCGGAGCCGGTCTCCTGCATCGTGGGCGGCTTCAACGTGCAGTACCACTTCGAGCACGGCTCCTACGATCACAAGATGGGCATCGACACCAACGGGAACATGGCCCTGCTCGGCGGCACGGGCCCGATGGGCCTCGGCGCCATCGACTACGCGATCCACGGCCCCGACAGGCCGAAGATTCTTATCGTGACCGACATCGACCAGGCGCGCCTCGACCGCGCGGCGTCCCTCTTCACCGTGGCGGACGCGAAGGCCAACGGCGTCGAGCTGCACTACCTGAACACGGGCGGCGCGAACCCCGTGCAGGATATGAAGGATCTCACCAGCGGCAAGGGCTACGCCGACGTGTTCGTCTTCGCGCCGGTCGCGTCGCTGGTGGAGCAGGCGAGCGCGATCATGGGCAACAACGGCTGCCTCAACTTCTTCGCCGGCCCGACGGACACCGAGTTCAAGGCCACGATCAACTTCTACGATGTCCACTACGCGGCGCATCATGTGGCGGCGAACAGCGGCGGCAACACGAACGACATGCGGATCGCGCTCAAATACATGAGCGAGGGCAAGCTGAACCCCGCCGTCATGGTGACGCACATCGGCGGCCTCAACGCCTCTGCGGAAACCACGGCCAACCTGCCGAAAATCCCCGGCGGAAAGAAACTGATCTACACCAACTCGAACCTGCCGCTCTTCGCCATCGCCGACCTGCCGGATCTCGGAAAGAACGACCCGTTCTACGCGAAGCTCGCGGATCTCTGCGCCGCAAACAACGGCCTGTGGTCGAACGAGGCCGAGGCCTACCTCATGGCCAACGCCCCCGCGATTGGATAA
- a CDS encoding DeoR/GlpR transcriptional regulator gives MPATRTQKHKELAPERLDRLRDILRETAVVRVDELCAALKVSAATVRRDLEELERRGEARRVHGGAVAVSRKPFEEPVFDDKAAMARDEKQRIARKALELIGPRDTIYLDGGSTVLELARLLPSRPDITVVTNSLRAASELGASGPRLILIGGELRRLSQTMVGPLTRFMLEELHIDKAFMGTIGISLEEGLTTTDPGEAYTKELVMRRAREVVLLADSNKVGTVTFARAGKLSDAGTLVTDAPLPEEYEEYCARHGVVVVLA, from the coding sequence ATGCCAGCAACCCGCACCCAGAAACACAAGGAACTCGCGCCGGAGCGCCTCGACCGCCTTCGGGATATCTTACGCGAAACGGCGGTGGTTCGGGTAGACGAGCTTTGCGCGGCGCTGAAGGTGTCGGCGGCGACGGTTCGGCGGGATCTGGAGGAGCTGGAGCGGCGGGGCGAGGCGCGGCGGGTGCATGGCGGGGCGGTGGCGGTGAGCCGGAAGCCGTTTGAGGAGCCGGTGTTTGATGACAAGGCGGCGATGGCGCGGGACGAGAAGCAGCGGATCGCGCGGAAAGCGCTGGAGCTTATCGGGCCGCGCGACACGATATACCTGGATGGCGGGAGCACGGTGCTGGAGCTGGCGCGGCTGCTGCCCTCGCGTCCGGACATCACGGTGGTGACGAATTCGCTCCGGGCGGCGTCGGAGCTGGGTGCGAGCGGACCGCGATTGATTCTCATCGGCGGCGAATTGCGGCGCCTGAGCCAGACGATGGTGGGGCCGCTGACGCGGTTCATGCTGGAGGAGCTGCACATCGACAAGGCTTTCATGGGCACGATTGGCATTTCGCTGGAGGAGGGGTTGACGACGACGGATCCGGGGGAGGCGTATACGAAGGAGCTGGTGATGCGTCGGGCGCGGGAGGTGGTGCTGCTTGCGGACAGCAACAAGGTCGGCACGGTGACCTTTGCGCGGGCGGGGAAGTTGTCCGACGCGGGGACGCTGGTGACGGACGCGCCGCTGCCGGAGGAATATGAAGAGTATTGCGCCCGGCATGGCGTGGTGGTGGTGCTGGCGTGA
- a CDS encoding 2-oxo acid dehydrogenase subunit E2, with protein MHEIKLPQLGQSVEEAEITQWLKKEGDAVEQGEPIFTIQTDKAEIECESTAAGILRKIIVAEGIEVPVLTVVALVGAADEALPDLSKYAAGGPAASELAPAAAPAPAQSAAPEAVVALESEPVAAPGGAMSPRARSTAQRLNVDPAFLSASGPEGRIIEEDVLAYDQKRGAVRSTPTARRVAREHGIDITSVAPGGATGRVEKDDVLAAASAPAAPAAAPAAQPLTGARVPLTPMRRIIAQRMVESKFAAPHFYVTVEVDMKEAVAFRGALPNFKPSFNDLVMRATTRAIQAFPQVNAKWLGDAIEMRDTINLGFAVAMESGLIVPVVKNIQNKSLQDINRECKALAEKARTGKLTPDDYAGNTFTVSNLGAFGVDHFTAIINQPDSAILAIGQIKDRAVVIDGGIQVRPIMKLTLSSDHRVIDGAVAAQFMGHLKTLLETADF; from the coding sequence ATGCACGAGATTAAACTACCCCAGTTGGGCCAGAGCGTTGAAGAGGCGGAAATCACGCAGTGGCTGAAGAAGGAAGGTGACGCCGTCGAACAGGGCGAGCCTATCTTCACGATCCAGACGGACAAGGCCGAGATCGAGTGTGAATCCACCGCGGCCGGTATCCTCCGCAAGATCATCGTAGCGGAAGGCATCGAGGTACCCGTCCTGACCGTGGTCGCGCTGGTGGGCGCGGCGGACGAGGCGCTGCCGGATCTGTCGAAGTATGCGGCGGGCGGCCCGGCGGCGTCCGAGCTCGCGCCCGCGGCGGCTCCCGCTCCCGCGCAATCCGCCGCGCCGGAAGCGGTCGTGGCGCTGGAGTCCGAGCCGGTGGCGGCGCCGGGCGGCGCGATGTCGCCCCGCGCGCGGAGCACGGCGCAGCGCCTGAACGTCGACCCCGCGTTCCTGTCGGCCTCCGGCCCGGAAGGCCGCATCATTGAAGAGGATGTGCTGGCGTATGACCAGAAGCGTGGCGCGGTTCGCTCCACGCCGACGGCGCGCCGGGTGGCCCGGGAGCACGGCATCGACATCACGTCGGTGGCGCCGGGCGGCGCGACGGGGCGCGTGGAAAAGGACGATGTGCTGGCGGCGGCTTCCGCCCCGGCGGCCCCGGCGGCTGCGCCGGCAGCCCAGCCCCTCACGGGCGCGCGCGTGCCCCTCACCCCGATGCGCCGGATCATCGCGCAGCGGATGGTGGAGAGCAAGTTTGCGGCGCCGCATTTCTACGTGACGGTCGAGGTGGACATGAAGGAAGCGGTGGCCTTCCGGGGCGCGCTGCCGAACTTCAAGCCGTCGTTTAATGACCTCGTGATGCGCGCGACGACCCGGGCCATTCAGGCCTTTCCGCAGGTCAACGCGAAGTGGCTCGGGGACGCCATCGAAATGCGCGACACGATCAACCTGGGCTTTGCGGTGGCGATGGAGTCCGGCCTGATTGTGCCGGTGGTGAAGAACATCCAGAACAAGTCGTTGCAGGACATCAACCGCGAGTGCAAGGCGCTGGCCGAGAAAGCGCGCACCGGCAAGCTGACGCCGGACGATTACGCGGGCAACACGTTTACCGTGTCGAATCTTGGCGCGTTTGGCGTGGACCATTTCACGGCGATCATCAACCAGCCCGACAGCGCGATCCTGGCGATTGGCCAGATCAAGGACCGGGCCGTGGTGATCGACGGCGGCATTCAGGTGCGCCCGATCATGAAGTTGACCCTGAGCAGCGATCACCGCGTGATTGACGGCGCGGTTGCCGCGCAGTTCATGGGCCACCTGAAGACCCTGCTGGAAACGGCTGATTTTTAA